GATCACGAAGTCGGAGTCGGCGAGGGTCTCGTAGGCGTGCTGTTGGATGGCGTCGAACTGGATGCTCTCGCCCGCCCCGAGCTCGACGGTTTCGTGCGGGAGGGTAACACGGATGCGGCCGGCCGTGACCCAGCAGACCTCGGTGTCGTCGTGGTGGATCTCGGGGCGGTTGACCTTGGCGCCGGCGGGCGCGGAGCCGAGGTGGGCCACGACGTTGGCGTATTTGACCTGGCGGAACTTGAAGTCGCCCGAGCGGTAGGCCTTCTCGGCCGTGCGGTGCACGAGCTCGGACTCGCAGAGCGCGAGGAGGTCGGTGGCGCTCAGGCCGAAGGCGCGGGCGAGGCGGTAAAGCGTGTCGAGCTCGGCCGACTGCTGGTTGCGCTCGAGTTTGGAGATGACGCCCACCGACACGCCCGAAGCCTCGGACAGGGCGGCGAGGGTCAACTCATGCTGCTCGCGCAAGGTGCGCAGCACGGAGAAGTCGAACTTGGGGGCAGCGGGGGGCACGTTTCTTTGTCGGACAAAAATAGGCGAATTATGTGCGTCAACGAAATAGTGTCCCTCGGAGGTGTAAAAACGACGGTTTGCCCGCGAATGGGCGCGAATAATTCCCGGGGTGCCGAATGTTCATAACACACCCCGCCCTTTGGGCACCCCTCTCAAGAGGGGAATTTTG
This DNA window, taken from Oleiharenicola lentus, encodes the following:
- a CDS encoding helix-turn-helix domain-containing protein translates to MPPAAPKFDFSVLRTLREQHELTLAALSEASGVSVGVISKLERNQQSAELDTLYRLARAFGLSATDLLALCESELVHRTAEKAYRSGDFKFRQVKYANVVAHLGSAPAGAKVNRPEIHHDDTEVCWVTAGRIRVTLPHETVELGAGESIQFDAIQQHAYETLADSDFVILHLRKDKRY